The proteins below are encoded in one region of Hordeum vulgare subsp. vulgare chromosome 3H, MorexV3_pseudomolecules_assembly, whole genome shotgun sequence:
- the LOC123441424 gene encoding protein ACCELERATED CELL DEATH 6-like — MEKADPMLAMSASTDVVANCSPNALAVGLWDGQQLELMSSSPGSNGDYPMNPLLLASVCFGSSGALSYLFSREDAQKPLMIMPAPEFLDLLTPASSTRTRLTVPQASGDVEDGVTQPNCLPAAALLLKGVTAQGDTALHAVAGHGDSPEFLKCASIINERDQHLLFAVNAKGDTPLHCAARAGNHKMVSYLIKLAAAASRNGVRKLLRKENNGRKETALHDAVRTGNEYIVELLLEADPELAHYPAEDASPLYLAILLERDSIARALHDITKGNLSYHGPGRQNALHAAILRGAEMTKDVLKWNNSLTTQVDKDGSTPLHFASSLHRRLYRPLEDDDYIIPGLWHSDIFMQVFNANPAPVYQADNKGSFPIHIAASLGAKSAIGIILEKCPSSAGLRDAQGRTFLHIAVQYKRLQIVSFACRTPSLAWILNMKDNDGNTAMHLAVKVGWLRIFASLYGNKEVHLSLINNNGQTPLDLSRSLIPRGMHYSQNSEKKIYVALIWVDAKHSGLRWDQIYEKYSQPMKPEDNIKEAERVKDASQLLGIGSVLIATVAFGATFAVPGGYKADDHANGGTPTLSGRYTFDAFMIATALAFICSSIATTGLMFSGISMVNLRSRQINLATSEFFMGGSLTCLSTAFALGVYIMLAPVSHATAIAICVFSPLVVLCRHCEYLVKWAILARPLCIRLKPITALTELVGMIFSQMQRALWPFILIFGLAAIARKLRDQ; from the exons ATGGAGAAGGCTGACCCGATGCTGGCGATGTCGGCGAGCACCGACGTTGTAGCTAACTGCTCGCCAAATGCTCTGGCGGTAGGCCTTTGGGATGGCCAGCAGTTGGAGCTCATGTCGTCCTCCCCCGGCAGCAACGGCGACTATCCCATGAATCCGCTGCTGTTGGCGTCGGTGTGCTTCGGCTCCTCGGGTGCACTGTCTTATCTTTTCAGCAGGGAAGACGCACAAAAGCCACTAATGATAATGCCTGCTCCAGAATTTCTTGACTTGCTAACCCCTGCCAGCAGCACCAGAACAAGACTGACGGTGCCACAAGCTTCCGGCGATGTAGAAGATGGCGTAACTCAGCCTAATTGCTTGCCTGCAGCAGCCCTGCTTCTCAAGGGTGTCACCGCTCAGGGGGACACCGCGCTGCATGCAGTTGCCGGCCATGGGGACAGCCCGGAATTCCTCAAGTGTGCTAGCATCATTAACGAGAGGGACCAACACCTCCTCTTTGCAGTTAATGCCAAGGGTGACACTCCCTTGCATTGTGCTGCCAGAGCTGGCAACCACAAAATGGTCTCCTACCTCATCAAACTAGCTGCAGCTGCAAGTCGCAACGGTGTGCGCAAACTCTTGAGAAAGGAGAACAACGGTCGTAAGGAGACGGCGCTGCACGATGCTGTCCGCACTGGAAATGAATATATCGTGGAGCTTCTACTGGAGGCTGATCCTGAGTTGGCTCATTATCCTGCAGAAGACGCATCACCGTTGTACCTAGCAATTTTACTGGAAAGGGACTCCATTGCACGGGCATTGCATGATATAACCAAGGGGAATCTCTCGTATCATGGACCCGGCCGGCAAAATGCACTACATGCTGCGATTCTTCGAGGCGCAG AGATGACCAAGGATGTGCTGAAATGGAATAACAGTCTTACCACACAAGTGGACAAAGATGGTAGCACACCTCTTCACTTCGCTTCATCACTACATCGTCGGTTATATCGTCCACTGGAAGACGACGATTATATTATTCCTGGCTTATGGCATTCAGATATATTCATGCAAGTATTCAATGCTAACCCGGCACCGGTGTATCAGGCAGACAACAAAGGATCGTTTCCCATACATATAGCTGCCTCTCTAGGTGCCAAAAGTGCCATAGGCATTATTCTTGAGAAATGTCCTAGCAGTGCTGGATTGCGTGATGCTCAAGGAAGGACATTCCTTCACATTGCCGTTCAGTATAAGAGATTGCAAATAGTCTCCTTCGCTTGCAGAACTCCATCTTTAGCTTGGATATTGAATATGAAAGACAACGATGGGAACACCGCAATGCATTTAGCTGTCAAGGTTGGTTGGCTACGAATTTTTGCTTCTTTATATGGGAATAAGGAGGTTCATTTGAGTTTAATAAATAACAATGGACAAACTCCCCTCGATCTATCCAGAAGCTTGATTCCTCGCGGGATGCATTATTCCCAG AACAGTGAGAAAAAGATATATGTGGCACTCATATGGGTTGATGCCAAACACAGCGGTCTCCGCTGGGATCAGATTTATGAAAAGTATTCTCAACCAATGAAACCAGAGGACAATATCAAAGAAGCAGAGAGGGTGAAAGATGCAAGCCAATTGCTAGGCATTGGCTCGGTTCTAATAGCAACTGTGGCGTTTGGAGCGACGTTTGCTGTTCCTGGAGGATACAAagctgatgatcatgcaaatggaGGGACACCAACACTTTCTGGGAGGTATACCTTTGACGCATTCATGATAGCTACCGCACTAGCTTTCATTTGTTCCTCAATAGCTACCACTGGTCTCATGTTCTCTGGAATTTCCATGGTCAACTTGAGGAGCCGCCAAATTAACTTGGCCACATCTGAGTTCTTTATGGGAGGTTCACTCACATGCTTATCTACTGCTTTTGCATTGGGTGTGTATATAATGCTAGCTCCGGTTTCTCACGCTACTGCCATTGCAATATGTGTGTTTAGTCCTCTTGTGGTGTTGTGTAGACATTGTGAATACTTAGTAAAATGGGCTATTCTTGCACGGCCGTTGTGCATCAGGTTGAAACCAATTACAGCATTAACAGAGTTAGTAGGCATGATCTTCAGCCAAATGCAACGTGCACTCTGGCCCTTTATACTTATCTTTGGTTTGGCCGCAATTGCACGGAAGCTCCGGGACCAGTAA